The Daucus carota subsp. sativus chromosome 7, DH1 v3.0, whole genome shotgun sequence genome window below encodes:
- the LOC108193891 gene encoding annexin D5 isoform X1 yields the protein MATVTVPPVLTSPRDDAIQLYRAFKGFGCDTAAVVNILAHRNASQRALIQQEYKAMYSTDLNKKLSSELSGDVKRAVLLWMYDPAARDAYVVHQALGGGGSSTDLKAVTEVLCSRTPSQLQHLRQLYYAMFTTYLEPTIELQAFGDHQKLLLAYLTTPRHEGPEVDRSMVEHDAKALYKAGEKKLGTDEKTFIRIFSERSRAHLAAVSATYHNIYDRKLEKAIKNETSGNFEYGLVTILRCAENPGMYFAKVLRKAMKGLGTDDSTLIRVIVTRAEIDMQYIKTEYHKKYGKTLNDAVHSETSSHYKAFLLALLGPTHR from the exons ATGGCAACAGTTACGGTTCCCCCAGTGCTAACTTCCCCCCGTGATGATGCTATTCAACTCTACCGTGCTTTTAAGG gattcggCTGCGATACTGCTGCAGTGGTTAATATACTGGCCCATCGTAATGCTTCACAGCGTGCTCTCATTCAACAAGAGTATAAAGCAATGTATTCTACGGACCTTAACAAGAAATTGTCTTCGGAGCTAAGTGGTGATGTGAAG AGAGCGGTTCTGCTTTGGATGTATGATCCAGCTGCCCGGGATGCCTATGTTGTGCATCAGGCTCTAGGTGGAGGTGGAAGCTCTACTGATCTTAAAGCTGTTACAGAAGTTTTATGTTCTAGAACTCCATCCCAGTTACAACATCTCAGACAGCTGTACTATGCAATGTTTACAACTTACCTAGAGCCAACTATAGAGCTCCAGGCGTTTGGTGATCACCAAAAG TTGCTGCTTGCATATCTAACTACACCACGTCATGAAGGCCCAGAAGTTGATAGATCTATGGTAGAGCATGATGCCAAAGCTCTGTATAAAGCCGGGGAAAAGAAATTGGGAACTGATGAGAAGACCTTTATACGCATTTTCAGCGAGAGGAGTAGGGCACATCTTGCTGCTGTTAGTGCTACTTatcacaacatttatgacaggAAACTGGAAAAG GCCATAAAAAATGAAACGTCGGGGAACTTTGAGTATGGTCTTGTAACTATCTTGCGGTGTGCAGAGAATCCTGGGATGTACTTTGCCAAG GTGCTGCGCAAGGCAATGAAAGGCCTCGGTACTGATGATTCAACTCTCATTAGAGTAATCGTAACAAGGGCCGAAATCGATATGCAGTATATCAAGACAGAGTACCACAAGAAATATGGGAAGACTCTAAATGATGCTGTTCACTCAGAGACATCAAGCCATTACAAGGCCTTTCTCCTTGCTCTCCTAGGCCCCACTCATCGCTGA
- the LOC108194421 gene encoding putative clathrin assembly protein At1g25240, whose translation MKLSKRASGMFKDQYSLWLTTLSRKTEHRNPEIEAAVIKATNHDEFSVDYRDLERVFAYVRVSHANIKPLVWAITARMEKTQSWVVALKGLMLMHGIFCCKVPAVQRIGRLPFDFSTFKDRNSRNNEVIWGYNEFIRAYYSFLDQKSHFIFLHAQEKRRSMKLPKIGENRKPIPSSNATTLMQDLVSLKSMQGLLESLLQTRPETYSLHFPKKVSPLILEALDCIVIEIFDIYSRIRRATSMVLTKIYESAGTAEVTLALKIMRTAESQQEQLSSYFNFCKSMGVLNFKNSPTLKPVSEDIRKLEHMLAKFDLDQKMSMSLVVADQENDRVTSEWQVFDDSEDITRSHLKTIITSEWQVFDDDYSSTNPFLSSGQAFLALEPPQSRKVADELPDLISFD comes from the coding sequence ATGAAGCTTTCGAAAAGGGCTTCCGGGATGTTCAAGGATCAATATAGCCTCTGGCTAACCACATTGAGCCGAAAGACTGAACACCGGAACCCTGAAATCGAAGCTGCTGTCATCAAAGCCACCAATCATGATGAATTCTCCGTCGACTACAGGGATTTGGAGCGTGTTTTCGCGTATGTACGTGTCTCCCATGCCAACATCAAGCCTCTCGTATGGGCTATTACCGCGCGAATGGAGAAAACTCAGAGTTGGGTGGTTGCATTGAAAGGCCTAATGCTCATGCATGGCATTTTCTGCTGTAAAGTTCCTGCAGTTCAGCGCATTGGACGATTGCCTTTCGATTTCTCCACCTTCAAAGACCGAAACTCGCGTAATAATGAAGTAATCTGGGGTTATAATGAATTCATAAGGGCGTATTACTCATTTCTTGATCAGAAATCTCACTTTATTTTCCTGCATGCACAAGAAAAACGAAGATCAATGAAGCTCCCGAAGATTGGAGAGAACCGAAAGCCTATTCCTTCATCTAATGCCACGACGTTGATGCAAGATCTTGTTTCGTTAAAATCAATGCAAGGCTTACTTGAATCGTTGTTACAGACCAGACCAGAGACATACTCTCTGCATTTTCCGAAGAAGGTATCTCCATTGATTCTTGAAGCCTTGGACTGCATTGTGATTGAGATTTTCGACATTTACAGCCGAATACGCAGAGCTACTTCCATGGTCCTCACCAAAATCTATGAATCTGCTGGGACAGCTGAGGTGACATTGGCTTTAAAAATCATGAGAACAGCTGAGTCACAACAAGAACAGCTCTCTTCCTATTTCAATTTTTGTAAAAGTATGGGAGTGCTCAATTTTAAGAATAGCCCAACACTGAAACCAGTCTCTGAAGATATTAGAAAGCTGGAACATATGTTAGCCAAATTTGATCTTGATCAAAAAATGAGCATGTCACTGGTTGTAGCTGATCAGGAAAACGATCGGGTAACGAGTGAATGGCAAGTGTTTGATGATTCGGAAGATATCACGAGGAGTCATTTGAAGACGATAATAACGAGTGAATGGCAAGTGTTTGACGATGATTATTCATCGACAAATCCTTTTCTATCATCAGGGCAGGCTTTCCTGGCATTAGAGCCTCCTCAATCAAGAAAAGTTGCAGATGAGCTTCCAGATTTGATTAGTTTTGATTAG
- the LOC108193979 gene encoding uncharacterized protein LOC108193979 — protein MAFLYMGFACEDDLEKSKRITPFRDDGVVVMSENETGNHDSEFGPIEHPVEPLDEDQPVKCPVLNSAVLNNGSKPDEQILENLQKRAEQQSRQEQRVIVPATEAPAQRTLRKRHHTQTSFEDYSSSPFLRMPPRDLTFFDVLQQVDKA, from the exons ATGGCATTTCTCTACATGGGTTTTGCATGTGAGGATGATTTA GAGAAGAGCAAGAGGATTACTCCGTTTAGAGATGATGGCGTGGTTGTGATGAGCGAAAATGAGACTGGAAATCATGATTCTGAGTTCGGGCCAATTGAGCACCCTGTTGAGCCGTTAGACGAGGATCAACCTGTGAAGTGTCCCGTGCTTAATTCTGCAGTACTGAAT AATGGAAGCAAGCCAGATGAACAAATTTTAGAGAACTTACAAAAGAGAGCAGAGCAGCAATCACGGCAAGAGCAAAGGGTCATTGTGCCTGCAACAGAGGCGCCTGCTCAGAGAACATTGCGCAAGAGGCACCATACACAAACCAGTTTCGAAGATTATAGCAGCAGCCCTTTTCTGAGAATGCCACCACGGGACCTTACATTCTTCGATGTGCTTCAGCAGGTCGATAAAGCTTGA
- the LOC108193891 gene encoding annexin D5 isoform X2, which yields MATVTVPPVLTSPRDDAIQLYRAFKGFGCDTAAVVNILAHRNASQRALIQQEYKAMYSTDLNKKLSSELSGDVKRAVLLWMYDPAARDAYVVHQALGGGGSSTDLKAVTEVLCSRTPSQLQHLRQLYYAMFTTYLEPTIELQAFGDHQKLLLAYLTTPRHEGPEVDRSMVEHDAKALYKAGEKKLGTDEKTFIRIFSERSRAHLAAVSATYHNIYDRKLEKAIKNETSGNFEYGLVTILRCAENPGMYFAKVLRKAMKGLGTDESTLTRVIVTRAEIDMQYIKAEYHKNYGKPLNVAVYSETSSHYRAFLLALLGLTHR from the exons ATGGCAACAGTTACGGTTCCCCCAGTGCTAACTTCCCCCCGTGATGATGCTATTCAACTCTACCGTGCTTTTAAGG gattcggCTGCGATACTGCTGCAGTGGTTAATATACTGGCCCATCGTAATGCTTCACAGCGTGCTCTCATTCAACAAGAGTATAAAGCAATGTATTCTACGGACCTTAACAAGAAATTGTCTTCGGAGCTAAGTGGTGATGTGAAG AGAGCGGTTCTGCTTTGGATGTATGATCCAGCTGCCCGGGATGCCTATGTTGTGCATCAGGCTCTAGGTGGAGGTGGAAGCTCTACTGATCTTAAAGCTGTTACAGAAGTTTTATGTTCTAGAACTCCATCCCAGTTACAACATCTCAGACAGCTGTACTATGCAATGTTTACAACTTACCTAGAGCCAACTATAGAGCTCCAGGCGTTTGGTGATCACCAAAAG TTGCTGCTTGCATATCTAACTACACCACGTCATGAAGGCCCAGAAGTTGATAGATCTATGGTAGAGCATGATGCCAAAGCTCTGTATAAAGCCGGGGAAAAGAAATTGGGAACTGATGAGAAGACCTTTATACGCATTTTCAGCGAGAGGAGTAGGGCACATCTTGCTGCTGTTAGTGCTACTTatcacaacatttatgacaggAAACTGGAAAAG GCCATAAAAAATGAAACGTCGGGGAACTTTGAGTATGGTCTTGTAACTATCTTGCGGTGTGCAGAGAATCCTGGGATGTACTTTGCCAAG GTGCTGCGCAAGGCAATGAAGGGCCTCGGTACTGATGAATCAACTCTCACCAGAGTAATCGTAACAAGAGCTGAAATCGACATGCAGTATATCAAGGCAGAGTACCACAAGAACTATGGGAAGCCTCTAAATGTTGCTGTTTACTCGGAGACATCAAGCCATTACAGGGCCTTTCTCCTTGCGCTCCTAGGCCTCACCCATCGATGA
- the LOC108193526 gene encoding protein BASIC PENTACYSTEINE2 gives MDDGGLNLRNWNMYGQHYNKPGNLNLHLFPSLERHVQNPFLGRESSVLLNHNGGAFHPSLSKSTAHMDPGVNNWAHPRDRYVQMISANSGLAAFHEHPGAHSMNMLQQQEHSESPKDARVCLEDMHVKQEGGSPVKKKKRTDVNMEPVSDSWVHRDRFVQQMVSANPSFAGFHEHPPAHSMHMLQHQQQSESPKIGMEDVDVKKEIGEPVKKRQSAAASKPRKPRKSPSIPKENGSSTGHRVKPAKKSMNVVINGMDLDFSSIPIPVCTCTGTPQQCYRWGCGGWQSACCTTTISMYPLPMSTKRRGARIAGRKMSQGAFKKVLEKLAADNYSFANAIDLRYHWARHGTNKFVTIR, from the coding sequence ATGGATGATGGGGGATTGAATTTGCGTAACTGGAATATGTATGGACAGCATTACAATAAACCGGGAAATCTTAATTTGCACCTGTTTCCGTCACTTGAAAGGCATGTTCAGAACCCTTTTCTCGGGCGCGAAAGTTCTGTTTTGCTGAACCATAATGGGGGTGCATTTCACCCTTCGCTTTCTAAATCTACTGCTCACATGGATCCCGGGGTTAATAATTGGGCACATCCCAGGGATAGATATGTGCAGATGATATCTGCAAATTCTGGTTTAGCGGCATTTCATGAGCATCCCGGTGCTCACTCGATGAATATGTTGCAGCAACAGGAGCACTCTGAATCTCCTAAGGATGCAAGGGTATGCTTGGAAGATATGCATGTGAAGCAAGAAGGTGGTTCCCCggtgaaaaagaagaaaaggacaGATGTGAACATGGAACCTGTGAGCGACAGTTGGGTGCATAGGGATAGATTTGTTCAGCAAATGGTTTCAGCGAATCCTAGTTTTGCAGGATTTCATGAGCACCCCCCTGCTCACTCAATGCATATGTTGCAGCACCAGCAGCAGTCGGAATCCCCCAAAATTGGCATGGAAGATGTAGATGTGAAGAAAGAAATAGGTGAACCTGTGAAGAAAAGGCAAAGTGCTGCTGCTTCTAAACCAAGGAAGCCAAGAAAAAGCCCTAGTATTCCAAAGGAAAATGGCAGTTCCACTGGACATCGTGTGAAGCCTGCAAAGAAGAGTATGAATGTGGTCATAAATGGCATGGACCTGGACTTTTCTAGTATTCCTATACCAGTTTGCACGTGTACTGGTACTCCTCAACAATGCTATCGATGGGGCTGTGGTGGCTGGCAATCTGCTTGTTGCACCACAACAATATCTATGTATCCTTTGCCAATGAGCACGAAAAGACGGGGAGCTAGAATTGCCGGCCGGAAGATGAGTCAGGGTGCCTTCAAGAAGGTGCTGGAGAAACTGGCCGCTGATAATTACAGTTTTGCTAATGCAATCGATCTGAGGTATCACTGGGCAAGGCATGGTACCAACAAGTTTGTTACCATCAGGTAG
- the LOC108193891 gene encoding annexin D5 isoform X3 — MAAKSVQTVLSSPRDDAIQLYRAFKGFGGNTAAVVNILAHRNASQRALIQREYRAMYSEDLNEKLSSELSGDVKRAVLLWMYDPAARDAYIVYQALGGSEGFTDLTAVTEVICSRTPSQLQHLRQLYYAMFSIELEPTIELQASGDHQKLLLAYLITPRNEGVVRSMVEHDAKALYEAGENKLGTDEKTFIRIFSERSRAHLAAVSATYHNIYDRKLEKAIENETSGNFGYGLLTILQCAENPGIYFAKVLRKAMKGLGTDESTLTRVIVTRAEIDMQYIKAEYHKNYGKPLNVAVYSETSSHYRAFLLALLGLTHR; from the exons ATGGCAGCAAAGAGTGTACAAACAGTGCTAAGTTCCCCTCGTGATGATGCTATTCAACTCTACCGTGCTTTTAAGG gattcggCGGCAATACTGCTGCAGTGGTTAATATACTGGCCCATCGTAATGCTTCACAGCGTGCCCTCATTCAACGAGAGTATAGAGCAATGTATTCAGAAGACCTCAACGAGAAATTGTCTTCGGAGCTAAGTGGTGATGTGAAG AGAGCGGTTCTGCTTTGGATGTATGATCCAGCTGCCCGGGATGCCTATATTGTGTATCAGGCTCTAGGTGGAAGCGAAGGCTTTACTGATCTTACTGCTGTTACGGAAGTTATATGCTCTAGAACTCCATCGCAGTTGCAACATCTCAGACAGCTGTACTATGCAATGTTTTCAATTGAGCTTGAGCCAACTATAGAGCTCCAAGCATCTGGCGATCACCAAAAG TTGCTGCTTGCATATCTAATCACACCGCGCAATGAAGGAGTTGTTAGATCTATGGTTGAGCATGATGCTAAAGCTCTTTACGAAGCTGGGGAAAATAAACTGGGAACTGATGAGAAGACCTTCATACGTATTTTCAGCGAGAGGAGTAGGGCACATCTTGCTGCTGTTAGTGCTACTTatcacaacatttatgacagaAAACTGGAAAAG GCGATAGAAAATGAAACGTCGGGGAACTTTGGGTATGGTCTCTTAACTATTTTGCAGTGTGCAGAGAATCCTGGGATTTACTTTGCTAAG GTGCTGCGCAAGGCAATGAAGGGCCTCGGTACTGATGAATCAACTCTCACCAGAGTAATCGTAACAAGAGCTGAAATCGACATGCAGTATATCAAGGCAGAGTACCACAAGAACTATGGGAAGCCTCTAAATGTTGCTGTTTACTCGGAGACATCAAGCCATTACAGGGCCTTTCTCCTTGCGCTCCTAGGCCTCACCCATCGATGA